The following DNA comes from Salminus brasiliensis chromosome 21, fSalBra1.hap2, whole genome shotgun sequence.
CAAGACCATCAGGAATGACAACTCCTCTCGTTTTGTAAGTCCTAACAAACAGTCTTGGAAGTCTTCATATgtttaatgaaaaaataataaatgctacataaaactgaataaaatcttttggTAAACCAGGGTAAATTCATCAGAATTCATTTTGGGCAAACTGGCAAACTGGCCTCAGCTGATATTGAAACCTGTAAGTTTCAAATAGTGTGTTCTGTTATGCAGTATGAATCACAGTTACAAATACCAAACATTCTGGTAAATCTAAGAATGGACACAAATGTATCAACAGATCTACTGGAAAAGTCAAGAGTCACTTTCCAGCTGTGTGCTGAGAGGAGCTACCACATCTTCTACCAACTCATGACTGGACACAAACCAGAGCTGCTTGGTATTGAATCTACTTTGTCGGTTGACTACTATGGCTATACTCAAAAATTTTAGATCAAATAATTtaactttttatatattttttttttctgcacagaggcactgctcatcaccacCAACCCCTATGACTACCATATGATCAGCCAGGGTGAAGTCACAGTCAAGAGCATCAATGATGTGGAGGAATTTATTGCCACAGATGTAAGCACACTTTCACTCTTAGCAATCTACAGGCAAGATATGTCTCATTATCAACGGTCCTTTCACTCTATTTCCCCAAAACTAGACTGCTATTGACATCCTGGGCTTTACTGCTGATGAGAAATTCAACATCTACAAGCTGACTGGTGCTGTGATGCATCATGGCAACATGAAATTCAAgcaaaaacagagagaggagcaggCTGAGCCTGATGGCACTGAGGGTAaacatcaagtcaagtcaaacaTAAAATATTACCACAAAGATTTCACATTCCAGTGCTGTATAGCAGTTTGTAATCATTTACTTTTTCTCTTCAGTGGCTGATAAAATCGCCTACCTCTTGGGCCTGAACTCTGCTGACATGCTGAAAGCTCTGTGCTACCCCAGAGTGAAGGTTGGAAATGAGTATGTGACCAAAGGCCAGACTGTACCTCAGGTAATGAGATATTGTGTAACTGACAAAACAAATAAGACTttgaattgaaaaaaaaaatcaacacaggACCATATCATATTTCTGGACTCCACAGGTGAACAATTCTGTCATGGCTCTGTGCAAATCAGTCTATGAGAAAATGTTCTTGTGGATGGTCGTGCGTATCAATGAGATGTTGGACACAAAGCAGCCAAGGCAGTTCTTCATTGGTGTGCTGGACATCGCTGGATTTGAGATCTTTGATGTAAGTATTTTTTTACCCTGTTCACTTCACAATGTAAGATTTCTACAATAGAACAGTAAGGTAACATCCATATATTCAAACAGTTCAACAGCTTGGAGCAGCTCTGCATTAACTTCACAAATGAGAAACTGCAACAGTTCTTCAACCACCACATGTTTGTGCTGGAACAAGAGGAGTACAAGAAAGAGGGAATTGAGTGGGAGTTCATTGACTTTGGTATGGACTTGGCTGCCTGCATTGAGCTGATTGAAAAGGTAAGCCACTTAAAttcaataatcataataaaccACTTCATATTTTCACCTCATTCCTACCACTAAAACAATCTGATACCATCAGCCAATGGGCATCTTCTCCATCCTGGAAGAGGAGTGCATGTTCCCCAAGGCAACAGACACATCCTTCAAGAACAAGCTGTACGACCAGCATATTGGCAAAAGCAGTGCCTTCCAAAAGCCAAAGCCCACCAAGGGTAAAGCAGAAGCTCACTTCTCTCTGGTGCACTACGCCGGCACTGTGGATTACAACATTTCAGGCTGGTTGGACAAGAACAAGGACCCCCTGAATGACTCTGCTGTACAGCTGTACCAGAAATCAGCAAACAAACTTCTGTCCCTCTTGTACATTGGTCATGCATCTGGTGACGGTACGCAAacaaattctaaaaaaaatctaaaataattatttggatACTAGTGCAAATCAACAGAAAATTACAGTGCTAACTGTAACTTCCCAATGATCATTCATTCTGATTGTTTATAGATGCTGGTGGCAAAGGTAAGAAGGGTGGCAAAAAGAAGGGTGGTTCCTTCCAGACAGTGTCTGCTCTATTTAGGGTAAGAACAACTTTACAAAAACAACTGCAGCATATAATTTGAAAACTACAACAAACTCTAAAATGAATTTTCTGCAGGAGAACTTGGCAAAGCTGATGACTAACTTGAGGAGCACTCACCCTCACTTTGTGCGCTGCTTGATTCCAAATGAGTCCAAGACTCCAGGTATGGGTGCTTCTAActttaaaagcattttaaatcCTAATGTATTAATCTTgatcaaaatattttttaaactgGTATGTTGCAGATATTGTAACAGTGTACTGACTATTTTAGGTCTGATGGAGAACTTCTTGGTTATCCACCAGCTGAGGTGTAATGGTGTGCTGGAGGGTATCAGAATCTGCAGAAAGGGATTTCCCAGCAGAATCCTCTATGGTGACTTCAAGCAAAGGTCAATTCATTCACTTTAGATATTTTCGCATCTATGACGATTCGTTATATAGCTTAATTGTTATATACACTGACTTAGCGGTTTTAATACAGATACAAAGTGTTGAATGCCAGTGTCATCCCAGAGGGACAGTTCATTGACAACAAAAAAGCCTCAGAGAAACTCTTGAGCTCTATTGATGTGGATCACACCCAGTACAAGTTTGGGCACACCAAGGTacacaaaaactttttttttttatccaaggCACAACACCTGAAAAGACAGTCTCACTGAAACAAAGTGCAGAATTTGGTGTAGCAAACAGTATTTCCTAGGTAGCATGGTCCCTTTTGACATTCTATGTAAACAGAATGACTGAGTCATCTGTGCCATATTTGCCAAGATAATCTTTTGCTTAGTCCCTTTAACATCTTTTTAGATGCAAAATACCTCCGGCCTGCCTTgtaacacattcactcacatacTGACTCAAGCAGGCTGAAGATTCTACACAAGGGAGTGTTACTAATAGTCAAATACCTTTATGTCTTCATGTGAGAATGTATTCTTGTTTAAAATCAGGTATAAGGATAATATATATGTGGCATGATGTTTGATCAATTCTGTAGAGGTACATAAACAACATTTTGTAGTCTTAAATATCATTATCTGTTGGTAGGTGTTCTTCAAAGCTGGTCTACTTGGTACTCTTGAGGAGATGCGAGATGACAAACTAGCAGTTCTAGTCACTATGACTCAAGCGTTGTGCCGTGGCTTCCTTATGCGGAGGGAGTTTGTCAAGATGATGGAGAGGAGGTATATGTTGGTTCAGAcaacaaagcaaaaacacatCATATATGGATTTGCAATAAAGCTAAACTAAAAGAAACTTTTGCCATTTTGAATTGCAGAGAGTCCATCTTTTCCATTCAGTACAACATCCGCTCATTCATGAATGTGAAACACTGGCCATGGATGAAGCTGTACTTCAAGATCAAGCCTCTGCTGAAGAgtgcagagacagagaaagaaatggCTGCCATGAAGGAGAATTATGAGAAAATGAAGGAGGATCTGGCAAAGGCACTGGCCAAGAAGAAAGATCTTGAGGAGAAGATGGTGTCACTTCTTCAGGAGAAAAATGACCTGCAACTGCAAGTTACATCTGTAAGAATTTAATGTTAAGTTGTAAAACTTTGAAGCATGTTGGATAATGTTCACTGGCACTAaaatcattacatttacaggAATCTGAGAACCTCTCAGATGCTGAGGAAAGGTGTGAGGGGCTCATCAAGAGTAAGATCCAGCTGGAAGCAAAACTTAAAGAGACAACTGAGAGACTGGAGGACGAGGAGGAAATCAATGCTGAGCTGACCGCCAAGAAGAGGAAACTGGAGGATGAGTGCTCTGAGCTGAAGAAGGATATTGATGATCTGGAGCTCACCTTGGCTAAAGTGGAGAAGGAGAAACATGCCACTGAGAACAAGGTTGATGCTTGTCAAAAAAATGAACTTGCATGCACAAAAAAATAACCTCTTAGTAACCACATTCAAAGGAACATCCAATGTATAATGTTGAGGTCCAATTGGGCTTACACATTAGCAGGCACTGGCtaaacaaactaacaaaaaacagacTTGATCACTTGCAGTCTGTTAAGCTAATTAAAGCCagatgtacatttttattacaaacaaaaaaatttcAGAAAAATATGTGATATTAATAGCATTTGCTGCATTCATGAATTTACAAAGGTGAAGAACTTGACTGAAGAGATGGCCGCTCAAGATGAGAGCATTGCCAAACTCAGTAAAGAGAAGAAAGCTCTCCAAGAGGCACACCAGCAGACTCTTGACGATCTTCAAGCAGAGGAAGACAAAGTCAATACTCTGACCAAATCAAAAACCAAGCTTGAGCAACAAGTGGATGATGTACGTATGTAAAAAATAATCAGTTGAGTATTTAAAATATTGGCAATCATGTTCTTGTGTGGTGTCCTTTACATTTACTGGTCTTCATAAAATTCAGCTTGAAGGTTCACTGGAGCAAGAGAAAAAACTCCGTATGGACCTTGAGAGAGCTAAAAGAAAGCTTGAAGGTGACCTGAAACTGGCCCAGGAGTCCATAATGGATCTGGAAAATGACAGGCAGCAGTCTGAAGAAAAgattaaaaagtatatatatatatatatatatatatatatatatatatatatatatatataatgatggTCATTgcaggaaaatgtttttttagcaattactgttttattaattCTTTGCAATTTCATATTTGTCATACAGGAAGGACTTTGAAATAAACCAATTTTTAAGCAAGATTGAGGATGAACAGTCTTTGGGTGCTCAGCTTCAAAAGAAGATTAAGGAACTCCAGGTGTGGATTAATCTGAAAGACTTTAATTATAAAACCCTTTTGAAACAGAAACACGTAACACCTGAAACCTTATTTTTAGGCTCGAattgaggagctggaggaggaaattGAGGCTGAGCGTGCAGCTCGAGCTAAAGTTGAGAAGCAGAGAGCTGATCTCTCCAGGGAACTTGAAGAGATCAGTGAGAGGCTCGAGGAGGCTGGTGGTGCCACTGCTGCTCAGATTGAGATGAATAAGAAACGTGAGGCTGAGTTCCAGAAGCTGCGCCGTGATCTAGAAGAATCCACTCTGCAGCATGAAGCCACAGCTGCTGCTCTCCGCAAGAAACAAGCTGACAGTGTTGCTGAGCTTGGAGAGCAGATCGACAACCTTCAGAGGGTCAAACAGAagctggagaaagagaagagtgaATATAAGATGGAGATAGATGACCTGTCCAGCAACATGGAGGCTGTGGCAAAAGCAAAGGTATTTTTAATATCAAGACGCAAAATACGATGTCATTTAAAATTCCGAGAGGTTAACAATGGAAAACCCTTTACAATCTAGTAGTTAGTAACCAGTCAGTAATCAGAGTGCACTCAAGATTTACCATTGCCTTTAGCAGATTAATTTCTGCCCAAAAATTTTATGGAAATTGATCCTTGTTCTAGGCTAATCTAGAAAAGATGTCCCGCACTCTTGAGGACCAATTGAGTGAACTGAAATCTAAGAATGATGAACATGTTCGTCAACTGAATGACTTAAGTGCACAAAAAGCACGACTTCAGACGGAGAATGGTAAGTACTCATAAGTGATTAGTATAAAAACTCGATTTATACGTTTGACTTTAGTGTAATGATTTATCAAATATTTTAAGGGGAATTTGGCCGTCAGTTGGAGGAGAAGGAAGCACTTGTTTCTCAGCTGACCAGAGGAAAACAAGCTTACACACAGCAGATTGAGGAACTCAAGAGACAAATTGAAGAGGAAGTTAAGgtacttttaaaatataatatttgcaACAAGTGTTTGTTTCATGCACTTTTAGCACCCAAGCAGCATTTCATTAACAAGAAATGTGTGCTACATTTTAGGCAAAGAACGCCCTGGCTCATGCTGTACAATCAGCTCGTCATGACTGTGACTTGCTCAGAGAGCAGtttgaggaggagcaggaggccAAGGGTGAGCTTCAGCGTGGAATGTCCAAGGCCAACAGCGAGGTGGCTCAGTGGAGAACCAAATATGAGACCGATGCCATCCAGCGTACTGAGGAGCTTGAAGAAGCcaagtaaattaataaaataaactacaatatacattatataaagtACACAATCTAATTAATCAAAACTCTGAGATTAAGTGAATCTGCATTTTGCAAATATTCTTAGAAAAAAACTTACACAACGTCTACAAGATGCTGAGGAATCCATTGAAGCTGTAAACTCCAAGTGTGCCTCTCTGGAGAAGACTAAACATAGACTGCAGGGTGAAGTGGAGGACCTCATGATTGATGTTGAGAGAGCCAATGCATTAGCTGCCAACCTTGACAAGAAGCAAAGGAATTTTGATAAGGTTAAAATCTCTTAGTTAAAAAGACCCAAATAAGTGCTGAATGACTCAGTTGGCACTGCATCTAGTTTCTTCACATTGAATTTTCAGGTATTGGCAGAGTGGAAACAGAAATTTGAGGAAGGCCAAGCTGAACTGGAAGGAGCCCAGAAAGAGGCTCGCTCTCTCAGCACTGAGCTCTTTAAGATGAAGAACTCATATGAGGAAGCTCTTGACCAGTTGGAGACCCtcaagagagagaacaagaattTGCAGCGTATGTACCTCAGAAATGAATATAGAAAGATTATCTCTAGAGCTTGGTAGATCTTAAATAAGAAACATATTCCTCTTACTTTCTGCAGAGGAGATCTCTGACCTGACTGAACAGCTTGGAGAAACTGGAAAAACGATCCATGAACTGGAGAAGGCAAAGAAGACAGTGGAGACTGAGAAATCAGAAATCCAGGCTGCTCTTGAGGAAGCTGAGGTAACatcacatatatatttatttaatatgacTAAATACAGATTTGAGTTTACACTAAACATTTATCTAATTCTTCAGGGCACACTTGAGCATGAGGAGTCCAAGATTCTTCGCATTCAGCTTGAGCTCAACCAAGTAAAGAGTGAGATTGACAGGAAGCTGGCTGAGAAGGATGAGGAGATGGAGCAGATTAAGAGGAACAGTCAGAGGGTCATTGAGTCCATGcagagcactctggactctgagaTCAGGAGCAGGAATGATGCCCTCAGAGTCAAGAAGAAAATGGAGGGAGATCTAAATGAGATGGAGATTCAGCTAAGCCATGCAAACCGTCAGGCTGCTGAGGCCCAGAAACAGCTCAGAAACGTCCAAGGACAGCTGAAGGTATTGTTTACATCgacactgtttttatttttatggttAGAGTTATTTGAAATGTCAATGATTCTTTTCAGGATGCCCAACTGCACCTTGATGAGGCTATCAGAGGACAGGAAGACATGAAGGAGCAGGTTGCCATGGTGGAGCGCAGGAATAACCTGATGCTGGCCGAGATCGAGGAGCTGAGATCTGCACtggaacagacagagagaggccgCAAAGTGGCTGAACAGGAGCTGGTGGATGTCAGTGAACGTGTGGCACTGCTGCACTCTCAGGTAttttaaaactattttaaaaactattttttcTCTGAAATTCCATATCATAAATTATCTCCTTTTATCATGCAGACTGCATGGTTACACACGTTTCACACTGTAATCTGACACAAAAAGGGGTAAAATGTGATTATTATATTTCAAAAAAATAATTGATTGATATACAACTGAGATATACAACTGAGAAATGCAATAACTGTTCCAAAAAAATCTCAAAGGTAAATCTGAATTAAATCCGAATTAAAGTATTTGACTTGTGTTACCTAAATTTTCTTTCCAAAAGAATACCAGCTTAATCAACACCAAAAAGAAGCTGGAGGCTGATCTTGTTCAGATTCAAGGTGAGGTGGATGACACAATCCAGGAGGCCAGAAATGCTGAAGAGAAGGCCAAAAAAGCTATTACTGATGTGAGTGTTCAGTTCTAAAAATACTTTGTTTTAAACTCATGTGATTTCAAACTGACAGCAGCCTACTGCATGGTTCATTCATTAGGCTGCCATGATGGCAGAGGAGCTGAAAAAGGAACAGGACACCAGTGCTCACTTGGAGAGGATGAAGAAGAACCTTGAAATTACAGTCAAAGATCTGCAGCATCGTCTGGATGAAGCTGAGAACCTTGCCATGAAGGGTGGAAAGAAGCAGCTCCAGAAACTGGAGTCTAGGGTATGTTGTATTTGACATATCCTAAAAACTGTACATACTTTTGTTACCAATTCTAGTTTGATATATGAAACATCAATTCTAGGTGCGTGAGCTGGAGACTGAGGTTGAAGCTGAGCAGAGACGCGGTGCTGAGGCTGTTAAAGGAGTTCGCAAATATGAGAGGAGAGTGAAAGAGCTCACCTACCAGGTACAAAACAAACTCAGTCATGTTCTGATTACTGTGACTGTAAGAATGATGCAACACTTAACCAAAGGCAACCTCTACAGACTGAAGAAGACAAGAAGAATGTGACTAGACTGCAGGATCTTGTGGACAAGCTTCAGCTAAAAGTGAAGTCCTACAAAAGACAGTCTGAGGAAGCTGTAAGTGTGTCATTATCTACATTATCATTATCAATGTGTAAATCTACATAACATAtatcaaacattttttttttgcagtccaTCAATCCTATTGGCTCTGATCTAGCATGAATCACTTTCTCACTGTTAATAACTTAGTGATGTTTATTACTCTCTCAGGAGGAGCAGGCCAACACTCACCTGTCCAGGTACAGGAAGGTGCAGCATGAGCTGGAGGAAGCCCAGGAGCGCGCTGACATCGCTGAGTCTCAGGTCAACAAGCTGAGAGTCAAGAGCCGTGATGCTGGAAAGGTAAATTTTTTTTCAGTCAAACAGGTTTACTccatacattttaaacatttaattacaCAAAAAACAATTACTCGTGACATAGAACACCTTTAAAATGAACTTTTTCTCTgatatgtaaacacacacatctaataTAAAGCTTTCCTAACAATGTGTACATCTATTTTTAGGGCAAGGACATTGCTGAATAAAACAAGCACCTGATGGGACACTGACAAGCAATCATATAATATGCATTTCTTGTTTGATGTCTATTCACAACATCAATAAATCATAAAACTGTTGCAATAATCAAGCGTTTGCCTTTTATTCTATACAAAATATTTCATTCCAAAGAAGGAAAAGCAGACTAAATTTTATACTGGCCTGCCTTtgtaaacataaacaaataaagaaaattaacATTACATAAACTGTGTTTACCAACCGGTCACTACCATGCTTGCCACAGTTCTATGCTGAGAATGGTCTCCCAGCAATTAATACACTGGTCTTTGGTCTTAATTCATAAAACAGATTACTAGATTTGTCATGACAATGAGAGCAAATAGAAATGATCTCAAcctgtttttttctggatttgttttaaaaattgcAGCAAGTTTTTATTTAGGAGTGCCAGTGCAAGAACAAAGTTTCACTTTACTTCAGTAGCCCACCACAAATCAAAAAATGTAGATTGTCTTCAGCAATGCCACTGGAAAAATACGGATACTATTCTGACCAGGCATAAAGACAAAATTAGCCTACTTGGCACATCACACATGTAACAAGCATCCACCATCCACCAAGCTTAGTTCCATATTTGATTGAATGATATCATTACCCACAAAATGTATTTCATTTATCCTTAACAGTTAAAATACTTAGAGTGTGATTATTGTTTTAGTATGTTCAGCACCTTTTACATTAAAGCAGTGTTTTCATTTGACAATGCAGATCTGTTACTATACCCTTCATAACAGCATTTTGCAAATATAGTTAGAAGATGCAGTACTTTATTTACAATAGCATTATGCTAAATAACAATGAATCTATTTTAAATTTGAGGTTCCCTTACACACAAGTAGATAAAAACTTTTAAACAATAAGACCTAACATCCTTAAATGAGTAGGTTAGAACACTGCTGTTTATATGTAGGCTAAAGTAACTGAGGAAGTGCAAATTTGCTCACGAGGAAAATCTAATACTGCATGCCTCTTCAACAAAGTTTGccaaattaataattattacagAATATAACtgcatattaacatattaaaatgttaagacATGTCAGAAACTGCACCTTTTAGGAACAGAGAAACCTAACTGGGAACTTTTTTatactatatatgtataatactAATTTATTACTCCATGGTAATGACAATATAGTTATATGCAAAAGCCTACAGTTCCTACAGTGCAAAATGGTATTAAGAAATtacagttcaggggaactgtggaggtcaaaaAGAGGTATGAAATACCAAGAAAACAGTCAGATAGAACTGCTTACATTGTGGTAAGGCAACCAAATCTAAATTTTCATATGCTAGCCAAACAtttacagtttattattatctttatttctttaatttagtactttttatttttactctcTACATTTCACAAGAGAAATttgtacttttgtacttttactcactacatttttaacattgtgCAGCCTAGAAGTGGAGATTTGTAAATGAATGAGACATAATACAAGGCAGACAGTGACAAAAAACTTTTGTGTAtaagtcttaaaggcacagtaacagtaTATGGTTAATTTCAAGGGAagaaaaaatactgaaaaataaaaataaatgtttattttatttttggtgcAAAAAGCCACACAATCGTCCTCAGATATGACCTCAAGGATGACCACATGGAACATAAACAAATGTTGCTTTTTAATGAAACTTAATTCATACAAGGCATTTTTGTCTTGCCCCAGAGTGACTGAACAGATCAGTGAGACTGGAAAGACCATCCATGAGCTGGAGAAAGCAAAGACAGTGAAGAATTTTTTAACCAAGTTTGAAGTCTTGAAAGACTTCTGTAATGTTCTCTGCAGTGTGTCCTgatagaaaatgtcatttactttttggaatcaactacatttaaaacaatgtGGAAGTCTGAGcaccagctgagagagagacaatgaatTGCATTGTGAAGCTTAAAGTGGAACAAAACTGAAAAAGGCTGCTTGTCAAGCACTAAAAACTCTACTAATACATATCCGATTTATTTTTTCATCTCTAGTTTGAAGAGAGAATTGGCTCTGTGCAAAATGGTTTACCATTCAACATCATTCTTCAGGGCACATTTGAGCATAAAAGCTATACCAAGTAAAGGATGACTGCCATTATAGCTGAGGAACCAAAAAAAGAACAGGACACCAGTGCATTTAGTTTATTctgaaaacaaaacactgttatCTTAGTtaacttttatataaaaatgtccACATCCACATCCTATCTACAATAGGCGCGTGAGCTGGAGGCTGAGGTTGAAGCTGAGCATAGATGTAGACCTGATGCTGTTAATGACATTTGTAAATTCGAAAGGAGAGTGAAAGAGCTCACCTACCAGgtacaaaaaacaaactatGAAGCAAAACTTAATCAAAGGCAAACCCTAAAGAGtcaagaagacaaaaagaatgtGAAAAGACTGCATGATCTTAAGGACAAGCTTCAGCAAACAGGCTGAAAAACAAGAGATGACAAAGCCTATGTGCCATTGCATAACATATATTGTACATTATTTCTGTCCACCACACTTATTGGCTCCAACCCTCTTATGTTCTTCTTGCTAATAACTAAAGTGACATTGTTCACTATCCCAGCAGGAGCAAGCCAACACTCACCTGTCCAGGTTCAGGAAAGTGCTGCATGAGCTGGAGGAAGCTCAGTAGTGTGGTGACAGTGCTGAGTCCCAGGTCAACAAGCTGAGAGCCAAGATGCTGTGATGCtggaaaaagtaaaaataaatatgtcaAAAAATGTTGCAGACAACTACCAACTACCAGTTactaaataaacatatataaaatatataaacatctaCTAATGATCACTACTACTAATGATACTAAGGATGTAcattaatgtctaaagcttagaggtatctttgaactattaatctattctaactagctaatgtttttcttgggtaaatagcaaagcacttttgtaagtcgctctggatatgagcatctgctaaatgccttaaatgtaaatgtacatctATTTTTAGGCCAAGGAACTTGCTGTATAAAACCAACAACAGGGACACTGACAAGTATAATCATAAAATATCTCATACATCTCA
Coding sequences within:
- the LOC140542969 gene encoding myosin heavy chain, fast skeletal muscle-like — translated: MYLKGTLKSKEGGKATVETLCGKVIKENEIFPMNPPKFDKIEDMAMMTHLSEPSVLYNLKERYAAWMIYTYSGLFCVTVNPYKWLPVYDAVVVNGYRGKKRVEAPPHIFSISDNAYQFMLTDRENQSILITGESGAGKTVNTKRVIQYFATIAVTGQKKTEPVPGKMQGSLEDQIIAANPLLEAYGNAKTIRNDNSSRFGKFIRIHFGQTGKLASADIETYLLEKSRVTFQLCAERSYHIFYQLMTGHKPELLEALLITTNPYDYHMISQGEVTVKSINDVEEFIATDTAIDILGFTADEKFNIYKLTGAVMHHGNMKFKQKQREEQAEPDGTEVADKIAYLLGLNSADMLKALCYPRVKVGNEYVTKGQTVPQVNNSVMALCKSVYEKMFLWMVVRINEMLDTKQPRQFFIGVLDIAGFEIFDFNSLEQLCINFTNEKLQQFFNHHMFVLEQEEYKKEGIEWEFIDFGMDLAACIELIEKPMGIFSILEEECMFPKATDTSFKNKLYDQHIGKSSAFQKPKPTKGKAEAHFSLVHYAGTVDYNISGWLDKNKDPLNDSAVQLYQKSANKLLSLLYIGHASDAGGKGKKGGKKKGGSFQTVSALFRENLAKLMTNLRSTHPHFVRCLIPNESKTPGLMENFLVIHQLRCNGVLEGIRICRKGFPSRILYGDFKQRYKVLNASVIPEGQFIDNKKASEKLLSSIDVDHTQYKFGHTKVFFKAGLLGTLEEMRDDKLAVLVTMTQALCRGFLMRREFVKMMERRESIFSIQYNIRSFMNVKHWPWMKLYFKIKPLLKSAETEKEMAAMKENYEKMKEDLAKALAKKKDLEEKMVSLLQEKNDLQLQVTSESENLSDAEERCEGLIKSKIQLEAKLKETTERLEDEEEINAELTAKKRKLEDECSELKKDIDDLELTLAKVEKEKHATENKVKNLTEEMAAQDESIAKLSKEKKALQEAHQQTLDDLQAEEDKVNTLTKSKTKLEQQVDDLEGSLEQEKKLRMDLERAKRKLEGDLKLAQESIMDLENDRQQSEEKIKKKDFEINQFLSKIEDEQSLGAQLQKKIKELQARIEELEEEIEAERAARAKVEKQRADLSRELEEISERLEEAGGATAAQIEMNKKREAEFQKLRRDLEESTLQHEATAAALRKKQADSVAELGEQIDNLQRVKQKLEKEKSEYKMEIDDLSSNMEAVAKAKANLEKMSRTLEDQLSELKSKNDEHVRQLNDLSAQKARLQTENGEFGRQLEEKEALVSQLTRGKQAYTQQIEELKRQIEEEVKAKNALAHAVQSARHDCDLLREQFEEEQEAKGELQRGMSKANSEVAQWRTKYETDAIQRTEELEEAKKKLTQRLQDAEESIEAVNSKCASLEKTKHRLQGEVEDLMIDVERANALAANLDKKQRNFDKVLAEWKQKFEEGQAELEGAQKEARSLSTELFKMKNSYEEALDQLETLKRENKNLQQEISDLTEQLGETGKTIHELEKAKKTVETEKSEIQAALEEAEGTLEHEESKILRIQLELNQVKSEIDRKLAEKDEEMEQIKRNSQRVIESMQSTLDSEIRSRNDALRVKKKMEGDLNEMEIQLSHANRQAAEAQKQLRNVQGQLKDAQLHLDEAIRGQEDMKEQVAMVERRNNLMLAEIEELRSALEQTERGRKVAEQELVDVSERVALLHSQNTSLINTKKKLEADLVQIQGEVDDTIQEARNAEEKAKKAITDAAMMAEELKKEQDTSAHLERMKKNLEITVKDLQHRLDEAENLAMKGGKKQLQKLESRVRELETEVEAEQRRGAEAVKGVRKYERRVKELTYQTEEDKKNVTRLQDLVDKLQLKVKSYKRQSEEAEEQANTHLSRYRKVQHELEEAQERADIAESQVNKLRVKSRDAGKGKDIAE